A genomic stretch from Pectinophora gossypiella chromosome 13, ilPecGoss1.1, whole genome shotgun sequence includes:
- the LOC126371993 gene encoding potassium/sodium hyperpolarization-activated cyclic nucleotide-gated channel 3-like, with amino-acid sequence MNNSITKDRNDKKAKKKSIEEFSEKNLEHSYFKGHQCSIPNDYNIKCGKLRKFILYLTTVRSGDIRARHMYRSYSELSAEIQNHYLNHPFAIHPFSRLRVAIEILSIVLFITCSIVNAIYAAGTQFNSYCVFVVTVCEALFFVNILSNFFTGYVDGNTAKHVVLNLNKIIWRYARSWLIIDLMYFFGCFVPNEKNVHVDCTTVLVKVLKLPTLFEYTSNLMKIMEFSAITKTAVEVTLLISNYLCWNIQFQFYVEYVIEGTYFPDNPNLSSWMTISHMWNSTWTRRLTLATNRAVGMLRQNSNLHLLKEGGRFENFFIISWIVGKVVVIHSTIKYMIMRFGQESARAKYFMMALQVKAYVNQRKFPDRIKKKILQFYAVRFQSFFFVESRMMDCVSGQLREDIIMHSGRQLVSHVAFLKHLPRSLHLQIGTKLKVVIFLAGDIIFKINTLGDCLYFIDKGTVAIYSESGKEIGHLKDGDYFGAIALVMKHRFRTTSVVAVTNCELFQLDRKDFESTIAVFPTVIEMMKKEALHRLERATVIDEHHKAELRMGKENRDSE; translated from the exons ATGAATAATTCGATTACAAAGGATAGGAAtgataaaaaagcaaaaaagaaaTCGATAGAGGAATTTTCAGAAAAAAATCTAGAACACAGCTATTTCAAGGGCCATCAATGTTCTATACCGAATGACTACAACATCAAATGTGGAAAATTAAGGAAGTTCATCCTCTATTTGACTACAGTACGAAGCGGCGATATTCGAGCTCGCCACATGTACAG atCTTATTCAGAATTGTCCGCGGAAATACAGAACCATTACTTAAACCACCCATTTGCTATACATCCGTTTAGCCGATTACGAGTAGCTATAGAAATACTTtctatagttttatttataacttgctCCATCGTAAACGCAATCTACGCCGCTGGTACCCAATTTAAT AGTTATTGCGTATTTGTGGTGACAGTCTGCGAAGCCCTGTTCTTCGTAAACATACTTTCAAATTTTTTTACTGGTTATGTTGACGGCAATACGGCTAAGCACGTAGTACTGAacttgaataaaataatttggaGGTACGCCAGGAGTTGGCTGATCATAgaccttatgtattttttcggaTGTTTCGTCCCAAACGAAAAAAACGTGCATGTAGATTGTACGACAGTACTGGTGAAGGTGCTAAAATTGCCGACATTATTCGAATACACTTCGAATTTGATGAAAATTATGGAATTtagt GCTATAACAAAAACCGCAGTGGAGGTGACGTTGCTTATCAGCAATTACCTGTGTTGGAACATTCAGTTTCAATTCTATGTCGAGTACGTAATAGAAGGAACTTATTTCCCGGACAATCCTAACCTCTCATCCTGGATGACTATTAGCCACATGTGGAATTCTACGTGGACAAGAAGGTTGACCTTAGCAACGAACAGAGCTG TTGGCATGTTGCGACAAAATTCGAACTTACATCTTCTTAAGGAAGGTGGTCGCTTTGagaatttctttattatttcttGGATCGTTGGAAAG gtCGTGGTTATTCATAGCACTATAAAATACATGATAATGCGGTTTGGCCAGGAGTCGGCTAGAGCAAAATACTTCATGATGGCACTGCAAGTGAAGGCATATGTGAATCAACGCAAGTTCCCTGACCGGATCAAGAAAAAGATATTACAATTCTATGCAGTGCGATTTCAATCGTTTTTCTTTGTG GAATCTCGCATGATGGATTGCGTGTCAGGGCAACTACGGGAAGACATTATCATGCACTCGGGCAGGCAGCTAGTCAGCCACGTGGCGTTCCTGAAACACCTGCCGCGCTCCCTGCATCTTCAGATCGGCACCAAGCTGAAGGTGGTCATCTTCCTCGCCGGAGACATCATCTTCAAGATCAACACCTTGG GAGATTGTCTCTATTTCATAGATAAGGGAACGGTGGCGATATACTCAGAATCTGGAAAGGAGATCGGTCACTTGAAAGACGGAGATTACTTCGGAGCAATAGCCTTAGTTATGAAACACAGGTTTAGGACAACATCTGTAGTAGCTGTTACTAATTGTGAGCTATTTCAACTGGATAGGAAAGATTTTGAGTCCACCATAGCTGTGTTCCCTACAGTGATTGAGATGATGAAGAAAGAAGCTTTGCACAGGCTGGAGAGAGCGACAGTAATAGATGAACATCACAAAGCTGAATTAAGAATGGGCAAAGAAAACAGagatagtgaataa